A genomic segment from Cervus elaphus chromosome 14, mCerEla1.1, whole genome shotgun sequence encodes:
- the LOC122707435 gene encoding translation initiation factor IF-2-like — protein MYSSSSSSRRRRRRRLENIPCSALPPGARTPDTLKRPRWPRRRGDSPPPLRRVARLLPPQLGRRWSGGGVCPRDFLGSGGKRADSSDAGLAGFASFYCILLLIKKLRVHRRPSPLSSWLSPPPLPLASDLPNPAPPKPLSGPAAPLGPPRPPPPPLRPHPTALASGFAAQKQQRQRRQLRAQPLPRPAGGTRTRRPQSRAELRGAARGALGRWRPGSRPNARRPAPRLPRAGPRSPASAVLALKFGGAATEGQGWRRPGVGAQGPGGDGENCPVEHVWDSRMNWKQTEEVTSQRPFKYRGSARLRDLGCLQSQPEPERGPGQPCGVSVAPRGSGRRPSPLLCSETSGASSGIYIRSPVPFPKRR, from the exons ATGTATTCATCGTCTTCATCgtcgcgccgccgccgccgccgccgcctcg AAAACATTCCGTGCTCGGCGCTCCCGCCCGGGGCCCGCACCCCGGACACTTTAAAAAGACCCAGGTGGCCCCGGAGGCGAGGTGACTCCCCCCCTCCCCTGCGTCGCGTCGCGCGGCTGCTCCCGCCCCAGCTGGGCCGAAGATGGAGTGGCGGCGGCGTTTGTCCTCGAGACTTCCTTGGATCTGGGGGCAAACGCGCCGACAGTTCGGACGCGGGTCTGGCTGGTTTTGCTTCgttttattgcattttattaCTAATTAAAAAGCTTCGCGTTCACCGTCGTCCCAGCCCGCTTTCCTCCTGGCTCTCCCCtccgcccctgcccctggccagcgaTCTCCCGAACCCGGCTCCTCCGAAGCCTCTTTCGGGCCCCGCCGCCCCCCTCGGGcctccccggcccccgccccctccccttcgCCCCCACCCAACCGCTCTAGCTTCGGGCTTCGCGGCTCAAAAACAACAGCGGCAGCGCCGCCAGCTCCGCGCTCAGCCACTGCCCCGGCCGGCGGGCGGGACTCGGACCCGCCGCCCTCAGTCTCGCGCGGAGCTGCGGGGAGCAGCGCGCGGGGCACTGGGGAGGTGGCGCCCGGGCAGCCGTCCCAACGCCCGGCGCCCCGCACCTCGCCTCCCTCGGGCAGGCCCGCGCTCTCCTGCCTCCGCGGTCCTAG CCCTCAAATTCGGAGGTGCGGCAACGGAGGGGCAAGGCTGGCGCAGGCCGGGTGTCGGGGCCCAGGGCCCTGGTGGGGATGGTGAGAATTGCCCTGTCGAGCATGTTTGGGATTCAAGAATGAATTGGAAGCAAACGGAAGAGGTGACATCCCAGCGCCCTTTCAAGTACCGGGGTTCCGCCAGGCTCCGGGACTTGGGCTGCCTGCAGAGTCAGCCTGAGCCGGAGAGGGGTCCTGGGCAGCCGTGCGGGGTCTCTGTTGCTCCGAGGGGGTCCGGGCGGCGCCCCTCCCCTTTGTTGTGCAGTGAGACCAGTGGGGCCTCCTCTGGGATCTACATTCGGAGCCCCGTGCCCTTTCCAAAACGGAGGTGA